ACCACGTTTCGCGGGTGATGAATTGCCATCTACCGATGTTTCTGCGGCATTAGCACTAGCAGAAAAAATGGATACCCTCGCAGGTATTTTCGGTATCGGCCAGCACCCGAAAGGGGATAAAGATCCATTTGCTCTGCGCCGTGCGGCATTAGGTGTGTTACGTATTATCGTTGAAAAAGGCTATCAGCTTGATCTTGTGGAAATGACTCAAGAAGCTGTGCGTCTGTATGGCGACAAACTGACTAACAAAAATGTGGTGGAAGATGTCGTTGAGTTTATGCTGGGTCGCTTCCGTTCTTGGTACCAAGAACTGGGCTACAGCATCGACACTATCCAAGCGGTATTAGCACGTCGCCCAACTCAGCCAGCTGACTTCGACGCGCGCGTTAAAGCAGTGACTCACTTCCGCTCTTTAGAAGAAGCACAAGCGCTGGCAGCTGCTAATAAACGTGTCTCTAATATTCTGAGTAAGTCAGAAGAGAAACTCGCTGATAGCGTGTTAGCGTCTGTACTGAAAATGCCAGAAGAAGTGAAATTAGCGACTCACGTTGTGGTACTGCAAGATAAGCTAGCACCAATGTTTGCGGAACGTAACTACCAAGAAGCACTCGTTGAGTTAGCTTCTTTACGTGAAGTGGTTGATGAATTCTTTGCGAACGTCATGGTGATGGATGAAGATCCTGCTGTGCGGAATAACCGTTTAACACTGTTAAGCCAGCTTCGTGAGTTATTCTTAAAAGTTGCAGATATTTCACTGCTTCAATAGGTTGATTTTTAATCGGTTATTTTTGATTTAGAAAATGATTGAATAAATATTACCTTCTCAGTGACTGGGATAAATAAGCGCTAAAATATTTTTAGCGCTTATTTTTTACCCAAAAATAGACGTAAAAATAAGAAACCATACCATTTTGATGGTTTTATCAGCAGACGAACGGTTTTAGCGAAAAATAGGGTTGACGATCCCCATTCTTGGCAGTATTATTCACACCGTTTTCGGCGAGTAGCGCAGCTTGGTAGCGCAACTGGTTTGGGACCAGTGGGTCGGAGGTTCGAATCCTCTCTCGCCGACCAAATTCCAAAACCCACCTCATTGAGGTGGGTTTTTTCGTTTCTATCCCCCTCATTTTTCCAACTCATTTTAGTTACCATTATTATGCTCATTTAATGCACATTACGTATTAATAAGCTTTTCATTGCTTTTAGGCTAAGCGCTCAGAACAAAACAAGTCTACTTATCAAAACAAGCCTTCATAATATGATTGGTATTTTCCCCCGTGATTTCCTGAAAATGGTAAGAGGATATATAAATCTGCCAATAATTTTTTTTAGTATAAAAAACATGCAAAACAATCAGCTAACAAATAGTTTCATATAAATTCTATTTAGCGTTTTATGTTGCAATTTTTTGTATTGCCCACTATTTCCGCTCAGTAATTCAGCACTTAATCACAAATATACAAATAATTAACGTCCTTATAAAAATCTATCCAGTAATGTTTCTGTGGTTATAATCGCTAGAAAATAAACATTTTTATAACATATAAGGCTATGTTTACACCAAAATGATTCGAAAAATGTTATTTAAGCGAAATTGTTACAGTGAATAATGCTATTGACGAAATGTATTCCAGTTGATTAATTGCACAGTGAATAACAAAAAATACAGATACGGCATCTGTCTTATTCAAGATGGATTTCAGTATTCGATAAAACAACATACACCACAGGAGCATTACCAATGACGCTCTCGATGAAAAAGACAGGTTTATTGACGGTAGGCTTAACATTAGCTGCTTTAGCGGTATCTGCCTCAGTACAGGCTAAAACACTGGTTTATTGTTCTGAAGGTTCACCTGAAGGGTTTAACCCGCAGTTATTCACCTCTGGAACAACTTATGATGCGAGTTCAATCCCTCTGTATAACCGTTTGGTTGAATTTAAGTTGGGTACGACTGAAATTGAGCCGGGCTTAGCAGAAAGCTGGGAAGTCAGTGACGATGGTAAAGTGTACACATTCCACTTGCGTAAAGGCGTGAAATGGCACTCTAATAAAGATTTCAAACCAAGCCGCGACCTCAATGCGGATGACGTGATCTATACGTTCATGCGCCAAAAAGATCCAAACCACCCATACCACAAAGTTTCTGGCGGTAGCTATGAATACTTTATGGGAATGGACATGGACAAAATCATCGACAAAGTTGAAAAAGTCGATGACAACACAGTTCGTATCACATTAACACGCCCAGAAGCGCCATTCTTAGCGGATATGGCAATGGACTTCGCTTCAATTTTATCAGCGGAATATGCTGACCAAATGATGAAGGCGAAAACCCCAGAGAAAGTTGACCTGAACCCAATCGGGACAGGACCTTTTGAACTGCAACAGTATCAGAAAGATTCTCGTATTCTGTACAAAGCAAACAAGGATTACTGGGGCGCAGTACCGAAGATTGACCGTTTAGTCTTCTCTATCACCCCTGACGCGTCAGTGCGTTATGCAAAACTGCAAAAAAATGAGTGCCAAGTGATGCCGTATCCAAACCCGGCTGACTTAGAGCGCATGAGAGCAGATAAAGACATTACCTTGTTGGAGCAGCCAGGTCTGAACGTAGGCTACCTGTCTTACAACGTTGAGAAGAAACCACTGGATAACCAAAAAGTCCGTCAAGCGCTGTCGATGGCAGTGAACAAAGACGCCATTATCCAAGCGGTCTATCAAGGTGCGGGTCAAAAAGCGAAAAACTTAATTCCACCAACAATGTGGGGTTACAACGACGCGATTAAAGATACCGAATATAACCCAGAAAAAGCCAAGAAATTGCTGGCGGAAGCGGGCTTCCCAGAAGGTTTTGAAATTGACCTGTGGGCAATGCCAGTTCAACGCCCGTATAACCCGAATGCACGCCGAATGGCGGAAATGATCCAAGCTGACTGGGCGAAAATTGGGGTTAAATCGAAAGTGGTTAGCTACGAGTGGGGTGAATACCTGAAACGAGCTAAGAGCGGCGAGCCTCAAACTGTGATGATGGGTTGGACTGGGGACAATGGTGACCCTGATAACTTCTTCGCAACCTTATTCAGCTGCGCAGCGAAAAAACAGGGTTCTAACTACTCTAAATGGTGTAATCAAAGCTTTGAAGATGTGATCCAGCCTGCGCGTATGACTGCGGATCACAACAAACGTGTAGAACTGTACAAACAAGCTCAAGTGATAATGAACGAACAAGCGCCTGCGCTGATCGTCGCTCACTCCACCGTGTTTGAGCCTGTGCGTAAAGAAGTAAAAGGCTACGTGGTTGATCCGTTAGGTAAACACCACTTCGAAAACGTAGACATTGATAAGTAATTGTTTTTAATCTGTAAATGCCCTTCGTTGCCTCTTTGCAGCGGAGGGCGTTTTCTCCTCTGACGTTCAGACGATGCAGATAAATTTAGTTATTTGTGAGCAGATGAAAACGTTGTTTTTCTGACCAGCCAAGCGGACTCAGAGCCGTCGACGGCATTATTAAAGAGACTCAGGATATGCTGCAATTTATCCTCCGACGATTCGGGCTCGTGATCCCCACCTTTATCGGTATCACGCTACTTACTTTTGCTTTCGTTCACATGATCCCAGGCGACCCAGTCATGATTATGGCGGGTGAACGCGGATTATCCCCAGAAAGACACGCTTATTTAATGGCTGAATTAGGACTCGACCAGCCACTTTGGAAACAATATCTTCATTACCTGAACGGCATAATGCATGGTGACTTAGGGATCTCCTTAAAAAGCCGCATTGGCGTTTGGGAAGAATTCCTACCTCGCTTTTTAGCCACCGTAGAGTTGGCCACTTGCGCCATGATTTTTGCGGTTTCTGTTGGGATCCCTGTGGGGGTTTTAGCGGCAGTGAAACGCGGTTCGATTTTTGATCACACTGCGATCGGCGTTTCATTAACCGGCTACTCTATGCCAATCTTCTGGTGGGGGATCATGTTGATCATGCTGGTTTCTGTCCAGTGGGATCTGACCCCTGTCGCAGGAAGGGTAAGTGATACCGTTTTCCTTGATGACTCTTATCCGCTCACGGGCTTTATGCTGATTGACACCCTAATTTGGGGGGAAGCGGGAGACTTCAAAGATGCAGTGGAACACTTAATTTTGCCATCCATTGTACTCGGAACTATTCCACTGGCTGTGATTGTGCGTATGACTCGCTCGGCGATGCTGGAAGTATTAGGGGAAGATTATATTCGTACGGCGAGAGCCAAAGGCGTTAGCCGTGCTCGTGTGATTTTAATTCATGCCCTACGCAACGCATTATTACCTGTTGTGACGGTAATTGGTTTGCAGGTCGGCGTGATGCTCGCCGGTGCAATTTTGACGGAAACCATTTTCTCATGGCCGGGATTAGGTCGTTGGTTAATTGAAGGATTACAACGTCGAGATTACCCAGTGGTTCAAGGTGGCGTCTTACTTGTCGCAACGTTGATTATCTTTGTTAACTTAGTGGTTGATGTGCTGTATGGCATTGTTAACCCACGCATTCGTCATAAGAAATAAGGAGCGCAAATATGTCTCAAACAACTGAGTCGAAAGCAGTCAGCGCCCCGAAGCCGATGACGCCGCTACAAGAATTCTGGCATTACTTTAAGCGCAACAAAGGCGCTGTTGTTGGTATGTTCTACATCATCTTGATGGTGTTAATCGCTATTCTTGCGGGTGTATTAGCGCCTCATGCTCCTGATGAGCAATTCCGTCAGGCGTTATTGACGCCACCAGTCTGGGAAGAGGGTGGTTCATGGGAGTTTATTCTTGGCACGGATGATGTCGGGCGCGATTTATTATCTCGCCTAATGTACGGAGCAAGGCTTTCGTTATTAGTGGGCTGCCTCGTGGTGGTGTTATCCCTGATTATGGGGGTGACTATTGGGGTAATTGCGGGTTATTTTGGCGGCGTAGTGGATGCGCTGATTATGCGTGTCGTCGACATTATGTTGGCCCTGCCAAGCTTATTACTCGCATTGGTCTTGGTGGCAATTTTCGGTCCCTCGATTGTCAATGCTTCGATAGCGTTAACCTTTGTGGCATTACCACACTACATCCGTTTGACGCGAGCAGCGGTTCTCGTGGAAGTGAATCGTGACTATGTGACTGCCTCGAGAGTGGCGGGAGCAGGAGCATTACGTCAAATGTTCGTTAATATTTTACCTAACTGTCTGGCACCACTGATTGTTCAGGCATCTTTAGGCTTCTCGAATGCCATCTTAGATATGGCTGCACTGGGTTTTCTGGGAATGGGGGCACAGCCACCAACACCAGAATGGGGGACTATGTTGTCTGATGTGTTGCAGTTTGCACAAAGCGCATGGTGGGTCGTAACGTTCCCAGGATTAGCAATTTTATTAACGGTATTAGCGTTTAACCTGATGGGTGATGGTTTACGTGACGCCTTTGATCCAAAACTCAAGCAGTGATGAGGTAATCTAATGGCATTGTTAAATGTACAAGAACTCTCCGTTCACTTTGGTGACGAAGAGACTCCGTTTCGCGCCGTTGACCGCATCAGCTACCAAGTTGAGAAAGGGCAAGTGGTGGGGATCGTAGGTGAATCAGGTTCAGGTAAATCAGTTAGCTCACTGGCGATTATGGGGTTAATTGATTACCCCGGCAAAGTGATGGCGAAATCGTTGCAGTTTGATGGACGCGATTTATTGTCGATCCCGGAAAAAGAGCGTCGCCAAATTGTTGGTGCAGATGTGGCAATGATTTTCCAAGACCCGATGACCAGTTTAAACCCATGCTTTACGGTCGGTTATCAGATCATGGAAGCGTTAAAAGTACACCAAGGGGGCAATAGAAGCACCCGTAAACAGCGGGCAATTGACCTGCTAAACATGGTGGGAATTCCTGATCCGCAGTCGCGCCTTGACGTATATCCTCATCAGTTATCTGGCGGGATGAGTCAGCGAATTATGATTGCGATGGCGATTGCTTGTCGTCCAAAGCTGTTGATTGCCGATGAACCAACAACGGCACTTGATGTGACGATTCAAGCGCAAATCATCGAATTATTGTTGGAATTACAACAACAAGAAAATATGGCGCTAGTACTGATTACCCATGATTTAGCGTTAGTGTCGGAAGCCGCACACCATATTATCGTGATGTATGCAGGGCAAGTGGTCGAGTCTGCGAAAGCGAAGGATATTTTTAAACATCCAAGACATCCATATACCCAAGCATTGCTGCGTGCACTGCCTGAATTTGCTAGTAATAAGTCGCGTTTAGCCTCTTTGCCGGGTGTTGTACCTGGTAAATATGATCGCCCTGAAGGGTGCTTGCTCAACCCGCGTTGCCCGTATGCAACGGATCGTTGTCGCCAAGAAGAGCCTGCGTTACAAACCATTGGTGACCGTCAGGTGAAATGTCACATGCCACTGGATGATATGGGGAGACCAACGCTATGAGTGAGCAACAAGTTAAAGGAATGCCGCTCTTAAAAGCGGTGGACTTGAAAAAATACTATTCCGTAAAAGGCGGGGTCTTCTCGAAGGAGAAAACACTCAAAGCGCTTGATGGTGTCTCTTTTGAGCTAGAAAAAGGGAAAACATTGGCAGTGGTTGGGGAGTCGGGTTGTGGGAAATCCACACTTGGGCGCTTGTTAACTATGATTGAGCAACCATCGGACGGTGAGCTGTATTATCGTGATCAAAACTTACTGATTAAAGATAAAGCGGCAGAGAAACTACGTCGTCAAAAAATCCAAATTGTCTTCCAAAACCCGTATGGTTCGCTGAACCCGCGTAAAAAAGTAGGGCAAATTTTGGAAGAGCCTTTATCGATTAACACCTCGCTGTCGAAAGAGCAGCGTAAAGAAAAAGTGTTATCCATGATGGCAAAAGTGGGTTTGAAAACGGAACATTATAGCCGTTACCCGCACATGTTTTCTGGTGGACAACGTCAACGTATCGCTATCGCTCGTGGATTGATGTTAGATCCTGATGTGGTCGTGGCGGATGAGCCAGTATCGGCGTTGGATGTATCCGTACGTGCTCAGGTATTGAACCTGATGATGGATTTACAGCAAGAGTTGGGGCTCTCCTATGTGTTCATCTCTCATGATTTATCGGTGGTAGAGCATATCGCGGATGAAGTGATGGTGATGTATTTGGGGCGTTGTGTGGAAAAGGGGACTAAAGAGCAGATTTTTAACAATCCTCAGCACCCATACACTCAAGCGCTACTTTCTGCGACGCCACGTTTGAATCCTGACCAACGCCGTGAGCGCATCAAATTAACGGGAGAATTACCGAGCCCAATGAATCCGCCTCCGGGGTGTGCGTTTGCAGCACGTTGTCGACGCGCTTTTGGTCCATGCACGCAATCTCAGCCTGCATTGAAAAACTACCGTGAGCAGTTAGTCGCTTGTTTTGCCGTTGATGAAGACGAAAAGCAGGCAATAGTCGCAAATTAATCACTTTAGACGGCAGAAAAGCAGACTTTCTGCCGTTTCTTTATGCTGTATCTACTCACTTTAGCGGTTAATTTGGAGCTTATCCTAAATAAGTGATCTTTCTTTTTTAAAGCTGCACCTTTATACGGAAAATCAAGTATACTGTTTGTCCGATTTTTTTCTTTAAAAAGCAGCTTGATTAGGAAGGTTGTGGGAAATGAACACTCGTGTCCAACGTTCACTCACGTTTAAGAGCATGATCGTATTCTTTGTGATTACGTTGCTTTTTCTTGCACTTTTTTTGTCCATTCAATTTACTTACCTCTTAGAACAGCGCAAACAAGATTATTTAAATCAACTGAGCAATGCCGTAGTTCAAGTCCAAAAACCTTTGACGGATTCGCTACTTAGCTCTGATTTAAACGAAGCCAAAAGGCTGCTGGTGAGCTTGAAAACCTCGGGGATTATGGGAAAAGCCATTGTTACGGTGGATAATGCGACGGTAATGAATTTAAGCTTTGCTACGCCGAAACCAATCCCTGAATGGTCTTTACCGCTGATTGGTATTCCGGTGGAGATGACTGTCCCACTGTATGCCTATGGCACGATGGCACCACAAGCGAAACCTCAAGGTTATTTGACGTTACAAGTGGATTCTAACCGGGTTTACCGTTTTGCACTCAACACATTTGCGTTGTTAATGACAACGTATTTGCTGCTAGCGCTGATTATCTCCATTGCGATGACGTGGTGTGTGAGTCGCATGATTGTACGTCCATTGCGTAAAATTGCGGGCGAGTTGCAAGCAAATCAAGCAATCAGTCATTTGGATGTTTCTCAATATCATCAAGATGATGAGATAGGGTTATTGGCGAAAGGTTATAATCGTCAAATAAAACAACAAAATTCAGATTAAGCCATGAACATGTTATAAGGTTTGTGGTCTAATATCATTACACATACCTATCATATTGTTAGCAACAAGATTCGGGCGACTTACTCATTATCAGTCGTATCCAAAATGCGAAATATCAGCAGAGAAATGGTGATGTTTAATATGCATTTTAGTGATCAACCTAGCGACTTAGCGTATTGAGCGCCGCCCAATTATCTCAATAACATGCAACGATGTTTTTTTCGGGTATAGTGATAATCAAATTTTTGATGAAGCCAAACTATATCGCTTAACCGAGTCAATTAGCGTTTTTCGTTAATTTTTCTGTTGCTGTTTACGGTTAAATACAAGGATATAAAGAACATAGGGGTCTACATGCAGGGTTTGAAAGTGCGATATATCATCGGCGTGGTACTTTTATCAGTCACTGGTTTTGCCAGTGCTGAACCTTTACAACCCGATCCAGCATGGCAGCAAGGAAAGCTCGAGAATGGCTTTAACTGGCAGTTATTACAAACACCACAGCGTCCAAATGACCGAATTCAACTTCGGTTAGCGATTAAAACAGGTTCGTTATCTGAAAAAGCCAGCGAAAAAGGATACAGTTATCTGATCCCTAGAATGGCGCTATTCCATCAATCTGAAGCTTTTCCTGCCGCTACATTACAAAATTTTTGGCGTCAGGCGACTGACCCTGATATGCCGTTGCCTCCAGCCGTGGTTTCTTACGACTACACAATTTATAGTCTAAGTCTGCCTAACAACCGCCCTGATTTGGTGAAACAAGCATTAAGTTGGTTGGCAACTTCTGTCGCTGGGGCGCAATATACAGAGAATTCATTGCAGAGTGGGTTAACGATTCCCAATATTCCAGTGGCTACCTTACCTGTAAATGCCAACGACCCTGTTTGGCGTGCTCGCCTCAATGGATCGGCGATGCTAGGTTATGATCCGGGGCAGAAGCCAAACGGTAAAGTCGATTTAGCCAGTGTGAATTCGTTCTATCAAAAATGGTATACACCTGATGTCATGACGTTATACGTCGCGGGGCATGTGGATTCTCGCATGTTATCTGACAGTATCACCCAAGCGTTTTCATCATTAGAAGGCAAACGTTCTGAGCCTGTTTCGGTAGCTGTTTTATCGTCAGTTAAGCCTCAGTCAATTGATATTCTTCAGGATAAATCAACGCAAGATACACTTTCTCTAATTTGGGATATCGATTGGTTACCAATTAAAGATTCCAATGTATTGCTGCGTTATTGGGGAAGTGACCTCGCTCGCGAAGCCATTTACCGCTCATTGCAGAAAACCTTTAAACAAAAGTTTGCTGAAGATGGTGTGACACCAGGCTTAGATTGTCGTGTTCAGTATCAAAAAGCGAGCTGTACGTTAGCCATTTCCGCGCCACCAGAAAAAATGGCTGCGGTGGCAGATGTGGCGTTGAATGAGCTGGCTGCAATCAGCCAAAATGGCATTGATCCAGAGTTGTTCAATAGCATGATGAAAGAGAAGCAAGTTCAATTATCACAACTGTTTGCGGCGTATGCTCGTACCAGTACCGATGTGTTAATTAGCCAGCGTTTGATTTCACAACAAAATGGCGTCGTGGATATCGCACCTGAGCAGTACCAATTACTCAGACAAGCGTTCTTAGGGACTCAAAATCTTGAACAAGTGAACATGGAAGCACGTCGTTTACTGTCTCAAGAAGCGGCGATTGTCTTAGCGCAGCCGAAAGAAAAACAGACCATGGACGCGGAGCAAATTCGTCAGAAATTTACGCAAGTGTTATGGCCTAAATTGCCAGCGGTTGTGGAGGCTGCACCAGAATCTCCAGCAGTAGCAGAGCCTCAAGAAGGTGAACCTGCACCAGCGTTACCGATCCCTGCTCCATTGACTCGATAGTGGTCAACTGAATAAAATAGCCCTCACTAGTGAGGGCTATTTTTTTGTGTTGATGGCGCTTTATTTAGACGTCAACAATGCTTCAATCGCGTTAATCAGTACGTTCCGTGAATCTCGGTTATCCACAAAACCCGCAGCGCTGGTTTGAGTTGCTGGTGAATAGTACGCAACGGAACCCCAAAAGCCCAAATGGGAATAGAGTGTCATGCCGTTGATCTCACTGACCATGATCCCTTGTCGATAGCCTTGAGCCCCTTCATGGGAACCTGCACTTAACATGGTGTCTAAGGTTTCTGATTTGGTAAAAATCTTACCGCTAAATAGCGCTTCAAAGAACTGCGCCATTTGTTTCGAGGACATCACTAAGCCACCACCGCCATACACATCCATTGAAGGATCCATGTCGGTGCAATCGAGTTTTCCGAGGTACTGTTTTGCACGAGGTTCCGTTGTGGTAGGGAATTCAAATGTTTCCCAGTAGGCGCTCAGCAAGCCAATTTCATTAAACTTCAAGAGTTCTCGGACGGCTTCTCCCAATGCTTGCCCCGTCATTCGCTCAATAATATTCCCAAGCAAAATATAGCCCGTATCAGAATAGATAAAAGCTTCGGAAGGACGGAAAAAGGAGTGATCTTGCTGAACATATAGCTCAATTTGCTCTGAACGTGTCCATTGATAATCAGGGCGTTTTAAGACGTCTTTGAGGTATTCCTCGTTGGCATGATCCAATAGCCCGCTACTGTGGTTGAGTAGGTGGCGGATCGTAATTGCATCAGTGTCGTATTTTGATGAGAGTAATTGATTGTATTTTGGTGAAATATAATGAGAAATACTGTCATCTACAAACAGCTTACCCATTTCAGCCAAGCGTAAAATCGCCGCAGCAGTAAAGGGTTTGGTGTTACTCGCAATGCGTAAAGGCGTATCGACAGTTAATGGTTTCCCCGCAAGATCGCTACCTCGCGCGCAGAATGTTCCAACGCAGTTTTGTGGCTGGTTATGGTAATAAACGACGACACCACAAGATAGATTTTCCAATTGAGAGATTAGCATTGTCGACTTCCTTAGGCAGGGGCTCACAGTATCTTAGCCAGTTTGTTGTTATAACATACACGCTTAAAATACGTTTAGTTTGCTAATTTTATGATAGTAATGAGAAATGCGGTCGCTATCACATTCCGAAAAACAGTTAGGTTCATTAGGAAAAGATTGGGATAGAATGATAAAGATACATATTATATGCAATTTATTAACATGCTATTCATCTATCGCGTAAGCATAAAAAGGTAAGGAAAGTATGAGCCATTCCAATGTATTAATGCATCGCCTCAACCTACGTTATCCTATTATTCAAGCACCTATGGCGGTGGTTTCAACACCTGCGTTGGTAGCCGCCGTTTGTGAGGCGGGCGGATTGGGCTCCTTAGCACTGGGTGCGAGCTCGGTAGACCAAGCAAGGTCAATGATTGCAGCCACTCAAGCACTGACGGACAAGCCGTTTAATGTGAATGTGTTTTGCCATACCACGCCACAACGTAATAGCCAGAACGAGCAGGCTTGGTTAGCGCATTTGCAGCCTAAATTTCAGCAATTTAACCGTCAAGCTCCAGAGCAATTGGATGAAATTTATCTCTCATTTTTAGATAATCCAGCCATGTTGGCGCTTTTCTTAGAAATGAAACCCGCTGTCGTGAGTTTT
The Providencia alcalifaciens DNA segment above includes these coding regions:
- a CDS encoding HAMP domain-containing protein — its product is MNTRVQRSLTFKSMIVFFVITLLFLALFLSIQFTYLLEQRKQDYLNQLSNAVVQVQKPLTDSLLSSDLNEAKRLLVSLKTSGIMGKAIVTVDNATVMNLSFATPKPIPEWSLPLIGIPVEMTVPLYAYGTMAPQAKPQGYLTLQVDSNRVYRFALNTFALLMTTYLLLALIISIAMTWCVSRMIVRPLRKIAGELQANQAISHLDVSQYHQDDEIGLLAKGYNRQIKQQNSD
- the dppD gene encoding dipeptide ABC transporter ATP-binding protein, coding for MALLNVQELSVHFGDEETPFRAVDRISYQVEKGQVVGIVGESGSGKSVSSLAIMGLIDYPGKVMAKSLQFDGRDLLSIPEKERRQIVGADVAMIFQDPMTSLNPCFTVGYQIMEALKVHQGGNRSTRKQRAIDLLNMVGIPDPQSRLDVYPHQLSGGMSQRIMIAMAIACRPKLLIADEPTTALDVTIQAQIIELLLELQQQENMALVLITHDLALVSEAAHHIIVMYAGQVVESAKAKDIFKHPRHPYTQALLRALPEFASNKSRLASLPGVVPGKYDRPEGCLLNPRCPYATDRCRQEEPALQTIGDRQVKCHMPLDDMGRPTL
- the dppB gene encoding dipeptide ABC transporter permease DppB — protein: MLQFILRRFGLVIPTFIGITLLTFAFVHMIPGDPVMIMAGERGLSPERHAYLMAELGLDQPLWKQYLHYLNGIMHGDLGISLKSRIGVWEEFLPRFLATVELATCAMIFAVSVGIPVGVLAAVKRGSIFDHTAIGVSLTGYSMPIFWWGIMLIMLVSVQWDLTPVAGRVSDTVFLDDSYPLTGFMLIDTLIWGEAGDFKDAVEHLILPSIVLGTIPLAVIVRMTRSAMLEVLGEDYIRTARAKGVSRARVILIHALRNALLPVVTVIGLQVGVMLAGAILTETIFSWPGLGRWLIEGLQRRDYPVVQGGVLLVATLIIFVNLVVDVLYGIVNPRIRHKK
- a CDS encoding M16 family metallopeptidase; the protein is MQGLKVRYIIGVVLLSVTGFASAEPLQPDPAWQQGKLENGFNWQLLQTPQRPNDRIQLRLAIKTGSLSEKASEKGYSYLIPRMALFHQSEAFPAATLQNFWRQATDPDMPLPPAVVSYDYTIYSLSLPNNRPDLVKQALSWLATSVAGAQYTENSLQSGLTIPNIPVATLPVNANDPVWRARLNGSAMLGYDPGQKPNGKVDLASVNSFYQKWYTPDVMTLYVAGHVDSRMLSDSITQAFSSLEGKRSEPVSVAVLSSVKPQSIDILQDKSTQDTLSLIWDIDWLPIKDSNVLLRYWGSDLAREAIYRSLQKTFKQKFAEDGVTPGLDCRVQYQKASCTLAISAPPEKMAAVADVALNELAAISQNGIDPELFNSMMKEKQVQLSQLFAAYARTSTDVLISQRLISQQNGVVDIAPEQYQLLRQAFLGTQNLEQVNMEARRLLSQEAAIVLAQPKEKQTMDAEQIRQKFTQVLWPKLPAVVEAAPESPAVAEPQEGEPAPALPIPAPLTR
- the dppA gene encoding dipeptide ABC transporter periplasmic-binding protein DppA, which encodes MTLSMKKTGLLTVGLTLAALAVSASVQAKTLVYCSEGSPEGFNPQLFTSGTTYDASSIPLYNRLVEFKLGTTEIEPGLAESWEVSDDGKVYTFHLRKGVKWHSNKDFKPSRDLNADDVIYTFMRQKDPNHPYHKVSGGSYEYFMGMDMDKIIDKVEKVDDNTVRITLTRPEAPFLADMAMDFASILSAEYADQMMKAKTPEKVDLNPIGTGPFELQQYQKDSRILYKANKDYWGAVPKIDRLVFSITPDASVRYAKLQKNECQVMPYPNPADLERMRADKDITLLEQPGLNVGYLSYNVEKKPLDNQKVRQALSMAVNKDAIIQAVYQGAGQKAKNLIPPTMWGYNDAIKDTEYNPEKAKKLLAEAGFPEGFEIDLWAMPVQRPYNPNARRMAEMIQADWAKIGVKSKVVSYEWGEYLKRAKSGEPQTVMMGWTGDNGDPDNFFATLFSCAAKKQGSNYSKWCNQSFEDVIQPARMTADHNKRVELYKQAQVIMNEQAPALIVAHSTVFEPVRKEVKGYVVDPLGKHHFENVDIDK
- the dppC gene encoding dipeptide ABC transporter permease DppC; its protein translation is MSQTTESKAVSAPKPMTPLQEFWHYFKRNKGAVVGMFYIILMVLIAILAGVLAPHAPDEQFRQALLTPPVWEEGGSWEFILGTDDVGRDLLSRLMYGARLSLLVGCLVVVLSLIMGVTIGVIAGYFGGVVDALIMRVVDIMLALPSLLLALVLVAIFGPSIVNASIALTFVALPHYIRLTRAAVLVEVNRDYVTASRVAGAGALRQMFVNILPNCLAPLIVQASLGFSNAILDMAALGFLGMGAQPPTPEWGTMLSDVLQFAQSAWWVVTFPGLAILLTVLAFNLMGDGLRDAFDPKLKQ
- a CDS encoding serine hydrolase domain-containing protein; this translates as MLISQLENLSCGVVVYYHNQPQNCVGTFCARGSDLAGKPLTVDTPLRIASNTKPFTAAAILRLAEMGKLFVDDSISHYISPKYNQLLSSKYDTDAITIRHLLNHSSGLLDHANEEYLKDVLKRPDYQWTRSEQIELYVQQDHSFFRPSEAFIYSDTGYILLGNIIERMTGQALGEAVRELLKFNEIGLLSAYWETFEFPTTTEPRAKQYLGKLDCTDMDPSMDVYGGGGLVMSSKQMAQFFEALFSGKIFTKSETLDTMLSAGSHEGAQGYRQGIMVSEINGMTLYSHLGFWGSVAYYSPATQTSAAGFVDNRDSRNVLINAIEALLTSK
- the dppF gene encoding dipeptide ABC transporter ATP-binding subunit DppF, coding for MSEQQVKGMPLLKAVDLKKYYSVKGGVFSKEKTLKALDGVSFELEKGKTLAVVGESGCGKSTLGRLLTMIEQPSDGELYYRDQNLLIKDKAAEKLRRQKIQIVFQNPYGSLNPRKKVGQILEEPLSINTSLSKEQRKEKVLSMMAKVGLKTEHYSRYPHMFSGGQRQRIAIARGLMLDPDVVVADEPVSALDVSVRAQVLNLMMDLQQELGLSYVFISHDLSVVEHIADEVMVMYLGRCVEKGTKEQIFNNPQHPYTQALLSATPRLNPDQRRERIKLTGELPSPMNPPPGCAFAARCRRAFGPCTQSQPALKNYREQLVACFAVDEDEKQAIVAN